The genomic window GCGGGGGCGCCCCCGCCCAGGAAGCTGCCCGGACAGAGTTCCGATTACACACCCACTGAATTAGGTAGACCAATCGTTCTTTCCAGACCATTTTATAACCGGACACAGAGTAGCACGGTCTTCTTAGTAATTTTGCACTTTCCTATATATACCCTTGAAATTCTTCAATTCCATAACTGCATTGCTCCTTGTGCTCCTGATCTGCACCTCGGGAGGATACCTTGTTGTCGCTAAGTTCCAACAGTGGCAAGTGAGGAAAGAGATGAAAAAGCGCATCGAAAAGGGCGTTCCGGAGGATCAACTTACGCTGCTGAAATTTCACAGATACCAGACGGGGGCTGCCTCCACGGAAACATTTACATGGACAAAGCACGGCAGGGAATTCCGTCACTATGGCGAAATGTATGACATCGTGAGGCAAGAAGAATTAGGTGACACTATGTACTTTTACTGCATCCACGACTTTAAGGAATCGAAAATATACGCCCGGATTGACAAGCTCACGGGGCTGGAGGTGCAAACAAATCCTTATCAACGGCAGCGCTCACAGGTATTTTCCCGGTTTCTTACATTCGTATATCTTGCTGAATATGGAGAATTTAATTCTACCATAAATTCTGTTGATCTCCATTATAGGGTCTACAGCTTTTCCATTTCTACTTGGATAAAAGCACCGGAATCACCACCTCCGCAGGTTGTCTGACCCCTTCCAACTTTTCTGTGTATGGCATTTCCTGCAATTTCTTGCTAAGGGGTGAATGGTCATATTACGCTTTTTTCTATTATGAATTAATGCAGGAGCAATAGATGAAAACCGTAGTGTTTTCATCTAATCTTCTTCCATTATTTTAAAATAGGATTCTCATTTAAATTTTAATTTAGAAACAAGCATGAAGATTATTTTAATGCTCTGTCTCTTCCTGGGCTTTGCTTTGGCCGGGAGTGCCCAGATTTTGACCATCAAAGACCGGGAAACCAATCAACCTGTGGAAATTGTAAACCTGATAAGTGAAAACCCACGGGCCTATGCCATAACCAATGCAGAAGGCCAGGCCGATATTTCGGAATTTAAAGGTGCGGCTCATATTCACATCACCCGGCTTGGCTATAAAGCCGTGGTAAAAAGCTTTGCTGAAATTGAAAATTCATCCTTCATTATTCAACTAGAACCTTCTGTTCTTAACCTGGATGAAGTGGTATTTTCAGCAACGCGGTGGCGGCAATCGTCTGGCAATACGCCCTCAAAAGTCGCGACCATTTCCCCACGGGAAGTAGCGCTGCAAAACCCGCAAACGGCTGCTGATCTGCTGGGGATTTCAGGCAAGGTGTTTATCCAAAAAAGCCAGCAGGGTGGCGGCAGCCCCATGATCAGAGGCTTTGCCACGAATCGCCTTCTCTACACCATTGATGGCGTGAGAATGAACACCGCGATATTCCGTAGCGGCAATATCCAGAACGTAATTTCCCTGGATCCTTTCGCCATTGCAAATACTGAAGTGCTTTTTGGCCCTGGCTCAGTAATGTATGGCAGCGATGCAATTGGTGGTGTGATGAGCTTTCAGACGCTCTCACCGCAGCTTTCTTTGAAGGACAACCCACTGATTGCAGGCACGGTCGTTACACGATATTCATCCGCCAACAATGAACGGACAGCGCACTTCGATATTAATGTTGGCTGGAAAAAGTGGGCGTTTGTAAGCAGCATCAGCTCATTCGATTACGACCACTTGCGCCAGGGCAGCCACGGGCCTGACGATTATTTAAAGCCCGTTTACGTGCAGCGCATTGGCAGCATGGACAGGATAATAACCCAGGACGACCCGCTGCTCCAGGTGCCATCAGCCTATTCTCAAATAAATATAATGCAGAAGGTGAGGTTCAAACCAAACGAAAAGTGGGATTTTGTTTATGGTTTTCATTTCTCAGAAACATCACCCTATGGCCGCTATGACAGGCACAACAGGTTGCGGAACGGACAGCCCCGGTACGCAGAATGGAACTATGGCCCGCAAAAGTGGATGATGAACAACCTGAACATTACCCACAGCGGGAACAATGAACTGTATGACGACTTTACCCTCCGGCTGGCGCAGCAAACATTTGGAGAAAGCCGTATTGACCGCGTATTGAATGACGCCACCAGGACTACCCAGGCTGAGGAGGTGATGGCATACTCCGTCAGTGCTGATTTCATAAAGGCAACGGGTGCTAAAAACACGGTGACCTACGGTGTGGAATATATCCTGAACGATGTGGCATCTACGGGTGTGGTTAGGAATATTGAAACGGGAAATGTAATGCCCGGGCCAGCGCGCTATCCGCAAGCGCAGTGGCAGAGCATGGCCGCGTTTGTACAAGACCAGTTTAAGGTATCCGAGAAATTAACCTTGCAGGCGGGGCTGCGCTACAACCGGTTTGCATTGGATGCCGATTTCGATACCACCTTTTACCCATTTCCATTTACCACCGCCAACATCAACAGCGGCTCCTTAACAGGTAGTGCAGGTGCCGTTTTTCGTCCGTCTGAAACCTGGGTTTTCAGTGCCAGTTTCGGTACTGCCTTCCGCTCGCCCAATGTGGATGATTTGGGCAAGGTGTTCGATTCTGAGCCAGGGGCGGTTACCGTTCCTAATCCTGGTCTGGAAGCGGAATATGCCTATAATTTCGACCTGGGCATTGCAAAGGTTTTCGGGGACCGGCTGAAGCTGGACATAACCGGCTACTATACGCTTTTGGAAAATGCGCTCGTAAGGCGGAATTTCTCGCTGAACGGCCAGGACAGTATTATATACCGGGGGGAACTGAGCCGGGTACAGGCCATTCAGAATGCAGCCGTAGCCAACATATATGGAATTCAGGCCGGCATTGAATTCAGGCTTGGTGCCGGATTCAGGTTCTCGTCTGACCTGAACTACCAGCAAGGCGAGGAAGAACTTGATGATGGCTCCTCAAGTGCTTCACGCCATGCAGCACCAATGTTTGGTGTTTCGCGGCTAAACTTCAAAGCAAACGATCTGAGCCTGCAACTCTATGCCATGTACCAGGGGGAAAAGTCGCATTTGGAGCTGCCTGCTGAAGAGCAGCAGAAAACTGAAATCTATGCTTTGGACGGGAATGGCGATACCTATTCTCCCTCATGGTACACGCTGAATTTTAAGGCGCAATACCAGTTTACCAAAATGCTTGGCGCCAGTGCAGGGATCGAAAACCTGACTGACCAGCGCTACCGGCCATTCGCCTCAGGTATTTCAGCGCCCGGCAGGAACTTCATCTTGACTCTTAACGCCCGGTTTTAAAATAGCAAAGGCCGAATTTTGAGTAAATAATTCCTGGTGTTTTGTTTTATGACCCCGAAGGGATAAAGGCTTTTAAATACTCGTTTCCGGTATTCTCAGCAGGAGGAATCGGGGAATTGCTTTTTATGCAACATTCTGCCAATCTATATCCTTATTTTATTCAAAAGGAAAAATTAATTGTGGTCAGGCTAAAGAAACCATTAAGACGATTAGCGAAGAAGGTAGGGAATCCAATCAGAAAGTTGAGGCTGGGGGCGAAGCAAACCTTTGGCTGGCTGGAGACACCGAAAATCCTGCCTTTCAGAGGATTTGGCAATCAGGATGAGATTTGCGTCAGGGGGATGGTTTTGGAAGACCGCGGGCTGGCCCAGCCGGAAGAGAGCGATAAGATCTGGCAAAATATCCTGGCCATGTACAAACGCTTCAAGAGTGACGTAATCCCTGGCGTACAGGTGAAGGTTACTTTTTATGGATATGAGGAAGTGGTGGAAACCGATGAACAGGGATTTTTCGAAGCACGATTTTTCCTGAACGGAGATATCAGTGATGAAACGGCATGGCACCCTGTGCAGATTGAGTTGCTCGATAGGATCATGGTAAACCAGGAGCCTGTGGTTGCCTTAGGCGAGGTGATGATCCTGCAGCGGGAGAGCAATTTTGGAATCATCTCTGACGTGGACGATACGATCCTGATCTCTCACGCCACCAATACCTGGAAGAAATTCAGGTTGCTGATGCTGAAGAATGCCCACACGCGCCTGCCTTTTGAGGGCGTGGCAGCTTTTTACCGGGCGCTGCAGGAGGGGAAGAACTGTCTTTGCTTTAATCCAATATTTTTTGTGAGCAGCAGCGAATGGAACCTCTACGACCTGCTTGCCGACTTCTGTGCTGTGCAGGGAATTCCAAAAGGACCATTTTTGCTCAAAACACTCAAGGACGACTGGTATAAGGTATGGAAATCAGGCGGTGGAAATCACGACCATAAACTTGTGAAAATACGTCACATCCTCACGACCTTTCATGGCCTTGACTTTATCCTGATCGGAGACAGCGGCCAGCACGATGCAGAGCTTTATAGCCAGGCAGTGGAAGAATTCCCCGGAAGGATAAAGGCAATATACATCCGAGACGTGAGCCACAACAAGCGGCACCGGGAAGTGCAGGAAATTGCACGCACCATGCACACGAAAGGAGTTGAAATGCTGGTAGTGGAAAATACAGAGGCTGCCGCAGCCCATGCCATTGCCTGTGGATATATAGCCCATTCAGCGATGGAATCAATTAAAGAAAACCGGGAGCGGGATCTGGAAGCTCCTCGT from Bacteroidia bacterium includes these protein-coding regions:
- a CDS encoding TonB-dependent receptor, which translates into the protein MKIILMLCLFLGFALAGSAQILTIKDRETNQPVEIVNLISENPRAYAITNAEGQADISEFKGAAHIHITRLGYKAVVKSFAEIENSSFIIQLEPSVLNLDEVVFSATRWRQSSGNTPSKVATISPREVALQNPQTAADLLGISGKVFIQKSQQGGGSPMIRGFATNRLLYTIDGVRMNTAIFRSGNIQNVISLDPFAIANTEVLFGPGSVMYGSDAIGGVMSFQTLSPQLSLKDNPLIAGTVVTRYSSANNERTAHFDINVGWKKWAFVSSISSFDYDHLRQGSHGPDDYLKPVYVQRIGSMDRIITQDDPLLQVPSAYSQINIMQKVRFKPNEKWDFVYGFHFSETSPYGRYDRHNRLRNGQPRYAEWNYGPQKWMMNNLNITHSGNNELYDDFTLRLAQQTFGESRIDRVLNDATRTTQAEEVMAYSVSADFIKATGAKNTVTYGVEYILNDVASTGVVRNIETGNVMPGPARYPQAQWQSMAAFVQDQFKVSEKLTLQAGLRYNRFALDADFDTTFYPFPFTTANINSGSLTGSAGAVFRPSETWVFSASFGTAFRSPNVDDLGKVFDSEPGAVTVPNPGLEAEYAYNFDLGIAKVFGDRLKLDITGYYTLLENALVRRNFSLNGQDSIIYRGELSRVQAIQNAAVANIYGIQAGIEFRLGAGFRFSSDLNYQQGEEELDDGSSSASRHAAPMFGVSRLNFKANDLSLQLYAMYQGEKSHLELPAEEQQKTEIYALDGNGDTYSPSWYTLNFKAQYQFTKMLGASAGIENLTDQRYRPFASGISAPGRNFILTLNARF
- a CDS encoding phosphatase domain-containing protein, coding for MFYDPEGIKAFKYSFPVFSAGGIGELLFMQHSANLYPYFIQKEKLIVVRLKKPLRRLAKKVGNPIRKLRLGAKQTFGWLETPKILPFRGFGNQDEICVRGMVLEDRGLAQPEESDKIWQNILAMYKRFKSDVIPGVQVKVTFYGYEEVVETDEQGFFEARFFLNGDISDETAWHPVQIELLDRIMVNQEPVVALGEVMILQRESNFGIISDVDDTILISHATNTWKKFRLLMLKNAHTRLPFEGVAAFYRALQEGKNCLCFNPIFFVSSSEWNLYDLLADFCAVQGIPKGPFLLKTLKDDWYKVWKSGGGNHDHKLVKIRHILTTFHGLDFILIGDSGQHDAELYSQAVEEFPGRIKAIYIRDVSHNKRHREVQEIARTMHTKGVEMLVVENTEAAAAHAIACGYIAHSAMESIKENRERDLEAPRQEGLSIEEEAPGKALSTES